CTCCGTTCCGAGCAGGCCTGGTCAAAGATCGCCCGGGCCTGGTTACCGTCCCTTTGATCTCAGCTACCTCCGTCACCGATGACGATATCGATGCGGCCAGTGGCACCGAGCTTGTCCGGCTGCTGTACTTAATGCGCCAGGAAATTTTATTCCTGGAGGCCCGACGCATGCACGACTTAGGGATTCGCCTCCCCGTTATGTTACGTGAAATCAATACCAACCCCAACATCAATGATGGTGACCTCGGCACCCGGGTCTTTGTGCCCGACTATATCCCACCTGCCAACGAGATGGACCTGTATGATCCCCTGATTCTCTATGACGAGCAGGGCAACTTGCTCACGAATGAAGTCACGATCCGTGTGGACATGAATCGTGTGCTGGCAGAATCGCGTGGGTTGGTCGTGCAAAATCCGCTATTACCCGGTCAGTAATATTTCGATCCTCAAGGAATTTCCAACGCCCGGCCTCTACAACAGCCGGGCGTTGTTTTTTGAAACCTCTAACCGGACGGCTTCGTTTTGGGGATCGCAAGACACATCGGCCAAGCGGGTGCAGATGGTGCTCCGGCGATTATCATTCCTGATTGGACTGTCCGTATTGGTCGCTGTCCAGGCCTTTGCCCAGTACGCGCTGTCTGATACGCTACGGGTGCAGCAATTGCTGGTGCGCAGCCTGACCTACCTGGAAGTTGGCCAGCCAGATAAAGCCATTCCGCTGCTCGAAGAGGCCCTGGAGCTGCTCCCGAACACCCCGGCCCTACTGAGCACCCTGGGACGTGCCTATCGCCAGCAAAACGACCTGCGTACGGCTCGCTTCTATGCCGAAAGAGCCTGTCGGCAGGCGCCGCAGGAGATCAGCTACTGCCACGAGTGGCTCAACCTGCTTGAGGCTACCGGCGAAACGGCAGCGCTCCAGAAGGCGATCCACTTTATGCACCGGTACCATCCCGAGGCTCCCTCTGTACTGCAATGGCAGGCCCGCTGGGCCCAGCAGCGCGGGGATCTTAGAACGGCCCGTCGACTCTACGAACAGCTGCGCGACCGCTACGGCGCCGACACCAGCCTGTACCGAGTGCTCTGGCCGCTGCAACTGGCTACGGGCGACTCGCTGGCTGCCCAGCATACCCTGGAAGCCTTGCTGTCTCTGGAACCGACCAATCCACACCTGTGGCGTACACTGGGTACCCTCTACCTGCATCAGGGCTTCCGCGAAAAAGCTCGCTGGGCACTGGAACGCACCCTACGACTTGATCCTCAAGATACCTTGGCCGCACACCTGCTGGCCCGGCTGGAACCCTATCCATCGACCCCGGAAGCCCTGCTGGCCCGTGCGCGCTACCTGATTACGCAACAACCCACAGACCCACAGGCCCTTCAGGAAGCACGTGTCCTGCTGCAGGACGTGCTGCGTCAGGACTCAACCCACGTCGCAGCCCTTCGCCTGCTGGCCCGCCTGTACCGCGATCGGCATCCCGAATGGGCAGCTGCGTTGCTCATGCGCAGCCTGCAATACGATCCCCGCGACTTATCCACCTGGAGTGCAGCCGCGCACTCCTGGCTGGAAGCCGGGATGCCTCGACGCAGCGCACAGGTGGCCGAAGAAGGTCTGTTTCTCTTTCCGGACCAGCCTGCACTGTTACGGCTGGCTGCCTACGCCTACCTTTCACTGGGCAAACCTGACGCCGCCCTTCCCTTTGTGGAGACCTTTCTGAAGCACCTGCCCGAATGGTCCGAACAGTCCACAGAAACGGCTGCGGAGTTTCACGCACTGCAGGGGCACCTGCTGGCCCGTCTGCAACAACCCGAGGCTGCACGCGCAGCTTGCCAGCAGGCACGGCAGCAGGGCGGCCCTCTGCCCGCCGTACGCCTCCATTGCGCTGTGGTAGCCTGGCTGGCCGACCATTCCGAAAGTGCTCTCGAGGAAGCCGCTACCACCCTCCCGGCCCAACCTGAACCCTGGATGCCGGAGACGCTCGGCTGGTTGTATTTACAGGCCGGACGACCTGAACAGGCCCGGGCAGTGCTCCAGCAGGCGCTGCAGACCGGCCAGGCCGGTCCCCTTACCTATGCCTACCTGGGCGAAGCACTGGCCCGCATGGGACACCAGGACGAAGCCCGACGTATCTGGCGAGAAGGGCTTCGAAAAGACCCGAATCACCCCTACCTCCAACGCCTCCTCACCACGCATCAATGAGCCGCTGAACCATGCGCCCGCCCTGGTTTCTCTTTGTATTATCAGCTGGCCTGTTACTGGGCGGATGCGCCCGTGGTCCACGCTTCGCTGACCGTCCCCACCTGCCTGCCCGTTTCCCCTATCATTCCGCCGAACAGATTCGCTACCAGCTCCGTCTGCCGCTTGACACCCTCTACGCGTTTACCGGTCAGGCCAGACTGCAGTTGCGTACATCGGAAGGCACCGATAACCTCTCGGCCACTATCGTTGCCCGCCGGCACGACTCACTCCTGATCCGCCTGAGCCCTGGCTGGGGCATCGAGGCCGCACGCCTGTTGATTACCCCCGACAGTGTGCTGCTGCATGACCGCATCCATCATCGGCTGTATACAGGCACGCGTGCCGATCCGGCCGTACGTCGGCTACCGCTGCTGACTGAAAGCGATCCGTTTCTGAGTCTGCTGGGCGCCCTCTATCCGCCCCCCGGCCGCTGGCATGTAAGCGCCGACTCCAGTTATTATTATCTGAGTGACCCTGTGGGACAGCACCGATATGTCGTGGACCCGGCCCGGTGGCGCGTCGTTCGCTACGAACGCTATGACCCGGTCGGCACGCTTGTTGAAGCTTACCGCTTCGAAGCGTTCGATCGGTTTGGCCGGTTATTTCTCCCACGCCGGCTGCAGCTCGAACGCCCCGACCTTGGCGTGACCGTCCGCCTGTACTACCGCACGATACAGTTAAACCCGCCGGAGCTACCGTTTGCCTGGCATCCAGACGAACGCACGCGCCGCATTCCTTTTCAAGCCCTGCGGGAACGACCATGAAGCGGTTGCTTCTATGCCTGTTGCTCACGCTGAGCGCATCGACCGCGCTGGCCCAGTCCACCCAGAATCGCACGGAAATTGAGCGTCGCCTCCAGGCGCTTCGTGAACAGATCCGTCAAGAGGAAGCAAGACTGGCCGAAACGACTGAAGCTGAGGCAGCTACGCTGCAAACGCTCGAAAGCATTGAACGTCAGATCGCCATTCGACGCGAACTGATCCGGAGCTACCGGCAACGCCTGGAGGAGCTGGCCCGCACGATCGACTCATTGCAACAGGCTGCCCGGGCACTTAGCCAAGAAATCGAAAAACTGAAAGCCCAGTATCGCCGCCGGGCGCTACATGCTTACAAGTATGGTCGCATGCATGACCTGGCCTTGCTCCTTTCAGCACAATCTATCAACCAGATGCTCATTCGGGCCCGCTACCTGGGCCGTTTTGCGCGTCAGCGTCAGGCCAAGCTTGAAGCGATCCAGCAGGCAACGGCCGCCCTGGAAGCACGCCGGCAGCAGCTTCTGGCCGCACAACAGGAAACCGAGCAGTTACTTCAGGAAGCCGAAGCCGAACGGCAACGGCTGGCCCGCCTGGAGCGCGAGCGCCGTCGCGTGATTCAAGCACTGCGCGCCCAGCGCATTTCGCTGGAGCAATCCCTGGCACAAAAACGCCAGGCGGCACGCGAACTGGAATCCCGCATCCGGGCATTGCTGGCGGCCGAACGGGAGCGCCGGCGTGCCCGCGAAGCGACCGATCCATCGGCGGCCGTAGCTTTTGCCGAACTGACTGGATCGTTTGAACAAAACCGGGGACGCCTGCCCTGGCCCGCTGAAGGCGCCGTGGTAGAGCCTTTTGGTGAAGTCGTCAATCCCATTTATGGCACGCGCACGCCCAATCCTGGGATTCTGATTGCTACGGCACCGCAGGCCGAAGTACGTGCTGTCTTCGACGGCCGCGTGATCGCCATTGATGCCATGCCTGAGTACGGGACGTACATCCTCATCCAGCACGGCGAATACCAGACCTTCTACAGCAACCTGTCGCTTGTGTACGTATCGATCGGCCAGCCGGTCCGGGCCGGACAGATCATCGGACGCGCCGGTACCGAGGCCGAACCCAAACGCGCCGGCGTGTTCTTTTCACTCTTCCGAGGCGGCGAGGTGCTGAATCCCATGCCCTGGTTACGCCCCCGCTGATTCCTTTCCGTGATTTCACATAAGCTTGCCGGAGAATCCAGGCAAATGCGCAGAGCAGCGGTTATTTTTGGAAGGTTTGGAGTATCCATGCAAAAACCCCCTGCAGATCAGATATGGCTAACAACGCCCGCTACGATGTGGTCGTCATCGGCTCCGGTCCCGGCGGCTACGAAACCGCCATCCGGGCCGCTCAACTCGGCTTTAAAACGGCCATTATCGAAAAAAACAAGCTCGGGGGCGTCTGCCTCAATATCGGTTGCATTCCTACGAAAGCGCTGCTGAAAAGCGCCGAAATGATGGCCGAGGCCCGTAACCTGACGGCTTATGGGCTGAAGCTCAACGGCGAGGTGGTGCCCGACTTTGCCCAGGTGATCGAGCGCAGCCGAGCCGTCGCCGAAAAAATGAGCCGGGGGGTGGCCTTCCTGATGAAGAAAAACAAGATCGAGGTTATCTGGGGACAGGCGCGGCTGGTAGGCAAAGGCAAGATCGACGTGCAGCCGTCTGTGAACATGGAGGGTGAAAAAATCGGTGAGCCGCGCACCCTCGAAGCCACCCACATTATTCTGGCGACCGGAGCCCGTGCCCGTCAGATCCCGGCACTACCCGTCGATGGCAAAAAGATCATTACCTACAAGGAAGCGCTGCTCCAGAAGGAACAGCCCAGGCGGCTGGTGATCGTCGGAGCCGGCGCCATCGGGGTCGAGTTTGCTTACTTCTACCATCACATGGGCACGGAGGTCACGCTCATCGAGCTGATGGATCGTATTGTCCCGGTCGAAGACGCCGACATCTCAAAAGAGCTGGAACGGGCCTATCGAAAGATGGGCATCAAGGTGATGACCGGCGCCCAGGTGGAATCGGTTGATACGAAAGGTAAAGAGCTGAAAGTCCGGGTTAAAACGAAAAAAGGCGAAACAACTATTAAAACCGATCAGGTACTCTCGGCCGTGGGAGTTGTCGGGAATATTGAAGACCTGGGACTGGAAGAGCTGGGGGTCGAAACCAAGCCCGGTCAGATCATTGTGGACCAGTTTTACCGCACGAACGTCGAAGGCCTCTATGCCATCGGCGACGTGGCCGGACCGCCCTGGCTTGCCCACAAAGCCAGCCACGAAGGCATTCTCTGTGTGGAAAAAATCGCTGGCAAAGTAGTGCAACCCCTCAATTATAACAACATTCCGGGCTGTACCTACTGCCAGCCGCAGATTGCCTCGGTGGGCTACACCGAAGAAAAGGCACGGGAAGCTGGCTACGATATCAAAGTGGGTAAATTCCCCTTCACGGCATCTGGCAAAGCCACAGCCCTGGGGCATACCGAGGGCTTTGTGAAGGTGATCTTCGACGCCAAGTACGGCGAATTCCTCGGCTGCCACATCATCGGCCACGACGCGACCGAGTTGATTGCTGAGGCCGTCACGGCGCGGACGCTGGAGACTACTTTCCATGAAATCATCGAGTCCATCCACCCCCACCCGACGCTCTCGGAAGCGATCATGGAGGCAGCCCGCGCCGCCATTGGCGAGCCCATTAACATCTGAGCCGATCCACGCATTGCCCCGTCAGGCCCCGGCTCAAACGCGCCGGGGCTTTTTGTTTGTATATTTTCAGCAAATTTCAGCAAAGGCTTCACGGAACAACCTGCCACGCCAGCCATGCGTCGCTTTACGCTGCTAAGCCTGCTGATGCTTGCGGCAAGTTGCCGGCCGCAACCAGAAACCCCGCGTCCGATCGCGTGGACTACCCTGCCTCCGCCCGGTTACGAAGTACTGGACCTGAGCTATGCCTACAACGATTCAACCATCTACTGGCCAACCGCTGAAGGCTTTCAACTTCGCATCGACCACCGCGGCTACACAGAAGCAGGCTATTACTACGAAGCCAACACCTTCTGTACGGCCGAACACGGAGGCACGCACATAGATGCCCCGGTGCACTTTGCGGAAGGCAAGTGGAGTGTAGACGAAATCCCGCTCACGCAGCTCATGGGGCCAGCCATCGTCATTGATGTGTCGGAAAAAGCGCTGAACGACCGCGATTACCAGATTCAGGTGGCCGACTTTGAAGCCTGGGAGGCTGAGCACGGCCCCATTCCGGAAGGTGCCATCATCCTGCTACGCACCGGCTACGGCCGCTTCTGGCCCAACCGCGCACACTATATGGGCACCGACGCACGTGGCCCAGAAGCAGTTGCCTACCTGCATTTCCCCGGCCTGCATCCCGAAGCTGCCCGCTGGTTGCTTGCAAACCGCCGGCCTAAAGCGGTCGGCATTGATACCCCCAGCATTGATTATGGGCAGTCTACTCGCTTTGAAACCCATCAGGTGCTCTTTGCCGAAAACGTCCCCGTTTTCGAGAACGTTGCCCAGCTGGATCGCCTGCCATCACGCGGTACACTGCTCATTGCACTCCCCATGAAGATCTGGCGTGGAAGCGGCGGTCCCCTGCGCATCCTGGCCCTGGTACCCACAACCACAGGCTAATAACCCTACTCGGGGTATCCCATTTTAAGACTACAATATCCCTATTTTCTATCCCAACGGTTGCTACGACCAACTGAACGGTCGGGAAAAGTTGCTCTCTGGTTTTTTCATATTTTGACTTTTTCTTCAGAAAAGGCTATTTAGCCCTCATTCTACACGTGTGTCACAAACCATGGGGTATTATGCGTTCTTGGTTGTTGGCTTGGCTGTTTATCTGGGCCCTTCCGGCCCTTCCTGCATGGAGTCAACGTATTGTTGAAGGAACCGTTGTCGATGCCCGATCGGGCGCTCCTCTTCCAGGCGTTAGCATTGTGCTGAAAGGCACGATGCAGGGGACCACCACAGATGTGGACGGGCATTTCTCTATTGAATTGCCCATGGGCCCCCAGGTCCTGGTCTTTTCCTTTGTGGGCTATCGCACGCAGGAGGTAACTGTCTCGCCCGAGATAACCTCCTTAACGATTCGCTTAGAAGAAGATGTGCTGGGGCTTGAAGAAGTGGTGGTCACCGGCCTGGCTACTTCGGTGCGACGGAGTAACCTGGCGCATGCCGTTGCCACCATCAACGCAGCGGAGCTGGCTGAGATAACCGCCCAGCCCACACTGGACGCTGCGCTCAGTGGAA
This portion of the Rhodothermus sp. genome encodes:
- a CDS encoding tetratricopeptide repeat protein; its protein translation is MCWQNRVGWSCKIRYYPVSNISILKEFPTPGLYNSRALFFETSNRTASFWGSQDTSAKRVQMVLRRLSFLIGLSVLVAVQAFAQYALSDTLRVQQLLVRSLTYLEVGQPDKAIPLLEEALELLPNTPALLSTLGRAYRQQNDLRTARFYAERACRQAPQEISYCHEWLNLLEATGETAALQKAIHFMHRYHPEAPSVLQWQARWAQQRGDLRTARRLYEQLRDRYGADTSLYRVLWPLQLATGDSLAAQHTLEALLSLEPTNPHLWRTLGTLYLHQGFREKARWALERTLRLDPQDTLAAHLLARLEPYPSTPEALLARARYLITQQPTDPQALQEARVLLQDVLRQDSTHVAALRLLARLYRDRHPEWAAALLMRSLQYDPRDLSTWSAAAHSWLEAGMPRRSAQVAEEGLFLFPDQPALLRLAAYAYLSLGKPDAALPFVETFLKHLPEWSEQSTETAAEFHALQGHLLARLQQPEAARAACQQARQQGGPLPAVRLHCAVVAWLADHSESALEEAATTLPAQPEPWMPETLGWLYLQAGRPEQARAVLQQALQTGQAGPLTYAYLGEALARMGHQDEARRIWREGLRKDPNHPYLQRLLTTHQ
- a CDS encoding cyclase family protein; the protein is MRRFTLLSLLMLAASCRPQPETPRPIAWTTLPPPGYEVLDLSYAYNDSTIYWPTAEGFQLRIDHRGYTEAGYYYEANTFCTAEHGGTHIDAPVHFAEGKWSVDEIPLTQLMGPAIVIDVSEKALNDRDYQIQVADFEAWEAEHGPIPEGAIILLRTGYGRFWPNRAHYMGTDARGPEAVAYLHFPGLHPEAARWLLANRRPKAVGIDTPSIDYGQSTRFETHQVLFAENVPVFENVAQLDRLPSRGTLLIALPMKIWRGSGGPLRILALVPTTTG
- the lpdA gene encoding dihydrolipoyl dehydrogenase — translated: MANNARYDVVVIGSGPGGYETAIRAAQLGFKTAIIEKNKLGGVCLNIGCIPTKALLKSAEMMAEARNLTAYGLKLNGEVVPDFAQVIERSRAVAEKMSRGVAFLMKKNKIEVIWGQARLVGKGKIDVQPSVNMEGEKIGEPRTLEATHIILATGARARQIPALPVDGKKIITYKEALLQKEQPRRLVIVGAGAIGVEFAYFYHHMGTEVTLIELMDRIVPVEDADISKELERAYRKMGIKVMTGAQVESVDTKGKELKVRVKTKKGETTIKTDQVLSAVGVVGNIEDLGLEELGVETKPGQIIVDQFYRTNVEGLYAIGDVAGPPWLAHKASHEGILCVEKIAGKVVQPLNYNNIPGCTYCQPQIASVGYTEEKAREAGYDIKVGKFPFTASGKATALGHTEGFVKVIFDAKYGEFLGCHIIGHDATELIAEAVTARTLETTFHEIIESIHPHPTLSEAIMEAARAAIGEPINI
- a CDS encoding peptidoglycan DD-metalloendopeptidase family protein, with the protein product MKRLLLCLLLTLSASTALAQSTQNRTEIERRLQALREQIRQEEARLAETTEAEAATLQTLESIERQIAIRRELIRSYRQRLEELARTIDSLQQAARALSQEIEKLKAQYRRRALHAYKYGRMHDLALLLSAQSINQMLIRARYLGRFARQRQAKLEAIQQATAALEARRQQLLAAQQETEQLLQEAEAERQRLARLERERRRVIQALRAQRISLEQSLAQKRQAARELESRIRALLAAERERRRAREATDPSAAVAFAELTGSFEQNRGRLPWPAEGAVVEPFGEVVNPIYGTRTPNPGILIATAPQAEVRAVFDGRVIAIDAMPEYGTYILIQHGEYQTFYSNLSLVYVSIGQPVRAGQIIGRAGTEAEPKRAGVFFSLFRGGEVLNPMPWLRPR
- a CDS encoding DUF4292 domain-containing protein; the encoded protein is MRPPWFLFVLSAGLLLGGCARGPRFADRPHLPARFPYHSAEQIRYQLRLPLDTLYAFTGQARLQLRTSEGTDNLSATIVARRHDSLLIRLSPGWGIEAARLLITPDSVLLHDRIHHRLYTGTRADPAVRRLPLLTESDPFLSLLGALYPPPGRWHVSADSSYYYLSDPVGQHRYVVDPARWRVVRYERYDPVGTLVEAYRFEAFDRFGRLFLPRRLQLERPDLGVTVRLYYRTIQLNPPELPFAWHPDERTRRIPFQALRERP